Proteins from a genomic interval of Cuculus canorus isolate bCucCan1 chromosome 19, bCucCan1.pri, whole genome shotgun sequence:
- the FBXW2 gene encoding F-box/WD repeat-containing protein 2 isoform X2, whose protein sequence is MEKKDFEAWLDNISITFLSLTDLQKNETLDHLISLSGAVQLRHLSNNLEILLKRDFLKLLPLELSFYLLKWLDPQTLLTCCLVSKQWNKVISACTEVWQTACKNLGWQIDDSVQDPQHWKKVYLKAILRMKQLKDHEAFETSSLIGHSARVYALYYKDGLLCTGSDDLSAKLWDVSTGQCIYGIQTHTCAAVKFDEQKLVTGSFDNTVACWEWSSGAKTQHFRGHTGAVFSVDYNDELDILVSGSADFTVKVWALSTGTCLNTLTGHTEWVTKVVLQKCKVKSLMHSPGDYILLSADKYEIKIWPIGREINCRCLKTLSVSEDRSISLQPRLHFDGKYIVCSSALGLYQWDFASYDVLRVIKPPDFSNVSLLGFGEIFALLFDNRYLYIMDLRTEKLISRWPLPEYRKSKRGSSFLAGEMSWLNGLNGQNDMGLVFATSMPDHSIHLVLWKEHG, encoded by the exons ATGGAGAAAAAGGACTTTGAAGCATGGCTTGATAACATTTctattacatttctttctctgacggacttgcagaaaaatgaaactctgGACCACCTGATTAGCTTGAGTGGAGCAGTCCAGCTCAGGCACCTCTCCAATAATCTAGAGATTCTCCTCAAGAGGGACTTCCTCAAACTTCTTCCATTGGAACTTAGTTTTTATCTGTTAAAATGGCTTGATCCTCAGACCTTACTCACATGTTGCCTCGTCTCTAAGCAGTGGAATAAGGTTATAAGTGCCTGTACAGAGGTGTGGCAGACTGCATGTAAGAATCTGGGTTGGCAAATAGATGACTCTGTTCAGGATCCTCAACACTGGAAGAAGGTTTACCTAAAGGCTATTTTAAGGATGAAGCAACTGAAGGACCACGAAGCCTTTGAGACATCCTCTTTAATTGGACACAGTGCCAGAGTATATGCACTTTACTATAAAGATGGACTTCTGTGTACAG GATCAGATGACTTGTCTGCAAAACTGTGGGATGTAAGCACAGGTCAGTGCATATATGGTATCCAGACACACACTTGTGCTGCAGTGAAGTTTGACGAACAAAAGCTTGTAACAGGATCTTTCGATAACACAGTAGCCTGTTGGGAATGGAGCTCCGGGGCAAAGACACAGCATTTTAGAGGACATACTGGTGCAG TTTTCAGTGTGGACTACAATGATGAACTTGATATTCTGGTCAGTGGTTCCGCAGACTTCACTGTGAAAGTATGGGCCTTATCAACAGGAACGTGCCTGAATACCCTTACTGGACACACAGAATGGGTCACTAAG GTAGTTCTGCAGAAGTGCAAAGTCAAATCTCTTATGCATAGTCCTGGGGATTACATTCTTCTAAGTGCAGATAAGTATGAAATCAAG ATTTGGCCTATTGGAAGGGAAATAAACTGCAGGTGCTTAAAAACACTGTCTGTTTCTGAAGATCGCAGCATCTCCCTACAGCCCAGACTGCACTTTGATGGTAAATACATAGTGTGCAGTTCAGCACTAGGATTATACCAGTGGGACTTTGCCAGCTATGATGTTCTCAG GGTTATCAAACCTCCTGACTTCTCAAACGTGTCCTTGCTGGGCTTTGGAGAGATATTTGCTCTACTGTTTGATAACAGATACCTGTATATAATGGACTTGAGGACAGAAAAACTGATAAGCCGCTGGCCTCTGCCTGAGTACAGAAAATCAAAGAGGGGTTCAAGCTTTTTGGCTGGTGAAATGTCTTGGTTAAATGGACTAAATGGCCAAAATGATATGGGCTTGGTTTTTGCCACCAGTATGCCAGACCACAGTATCCATTTGGTGTTATGGAAAGAACACGGCTGA
- the FBXW2 gene encoding F-box/WD repeat-containing protein 2 isoform X1: protein MSKLIPEQYNLQSLHHSSRSMANLPFRTAFQKNETLDHLISLSGAVQLRHLSNNLEILLKRDFLKLLPLELSFYLLKWLDPQTLLTCCLVSKQWNKVISACTEVWQTACKNLGWQIDDSVQDPQHWKKVYLKAILRMKQLKDHEAFETSSLIGHSARVYALYYKDGLLCTGSDDLSAKLWDVSTGQCIYGIQTHTCAAVKFDEQKLVTGSFDNTVACWEWSSGAKTQHFRGHTGAVFSVDYNDELDILVSGSADFTVKVWALSTGTCLNTLTGHTEWVTKVVLQKCKVKSLMHSPGDYILLSADKYEIKIWPIGREINCRCLKTLSVSEDRSISLQPRLHFDGKYIVCSSALGLYQWDFASYDVLRVIKPPDFSNVSLLGFGEIFALLFDNRYLYIMDLRTEKLISRWPLPEYRKSKRGSSFLAGEMSWLNGLNGQNDMGLVFATSMPDHSIHLVLWKEHG, encoded by the exons ATGTCAAAACTGATCCCAGAACAGTACAATCTGCAGTCTTTACACCACTCAAGTAGAAGTATGGCTAATCTACCCTTCAGAACAGCTTTTCAG aaaaatgaaactctgGACCACCTGATTAGCTTGAGTGGAGCAGTCCAGCTCAGGCACCTCTCCAATAATCTAGAGATTCTCCTCAAGAGGGACTTCCTCAAACTTCTTCCATTGGAACTTAGTTTTTATCTGTTAAAATGGCTTGATCCTCAGACCTTACTCACATGTTGCCTCGTCTCTAAGCAGTGGAATAAGGTTATAAGTGCCTGTACAGAGGTGTGGCAGACTGCATGTAAGAATCTGGGTTGGCAAATAGATGACTCTGTTCAGGATCCTCAACACTGGAAGAAGGTTTACCTAAAGGCTATTTTAAGGATGAAGCAACTGAAGGACCACGAAGCCTTTGAGACATCCTCTTTAATTGGACACAGTGCCAGAGTATATGCACTTTACTATAAAGATGGACTTCTGTGTACAG GATCAGATGACTTGTCTGCAAAACTGTGGGATGTAAGCACAGGTCAGTGCATATATGGTATCCAGACACACACTTGTGCTGCAGTGAAGTTTGACGAACAAAAGCTTGTAACAGGATCTTTCGATAACACAGTAGCCTGTTGGGAATGGAGCTCCGGGGCAAAGACACAGCATTTTAGAGGACATACTGGTGCAG TTTTCAGTGTGGACTACAATGATGAACTTGATATTCTGGTCAGTGGTTCCGCAGACTTCACTGTGAAAGTATGGGCCTTATCAACAGGAACGTGCCTGAATACCCTTACTGGACACACAGAATGGGTCACTAAG GTAGTTCTGCAGAAGTGCAAAGTCAAATCTCTTATGCATAGTCCTGGGGATTACATTCTTCTAAGTGCAGATAAGTATGAAATCAAG ATTTGGCCTATTGGAAGGGAAATAAACTGCAGGTGCTTAAAAACACTGTCTGTTTCTGAAGATCGCAGCATCTCCCTACAGCCCAGACTGCACTTTGATGGTAAATACATAGTGTGCAGTTCAGCACTAGGATTATACCAGTGGGACTTTGCCAGCTATGATGTTCTCAG GGTTATCAAACCTCCTGACTTCTCAAACGTGTCCTTGCTGGGCTTTGGAGAGATATTTGCTCTACTGTTTGATAACAGATACCTGTATATAATGGACTTGAGGACAGAAAAACTGATAAGCCGCTGGCCTCTGCCTGAGTACAGAAAATCAAAGAGGGGTTCAAGCTTTTTGGCTGGTGAAATGTCTTGGTTAAATGGACTAAATGGCCAAAATGATATGGGCTTGGTTTTTGCCACCAGTATGCCAGACCACAGTATCCATTTGGTGTTATGGAAAGAACACGGCTGA
- the FBXW2 gene encoding F-box/WD repeat-containing protein 2 isoform X4 encodes MKQLKDHEAFETSSLIGHSARVYALYYKDGLLCTGSDDLSAKLWDVSTGQCIYGIQTHTCAAVKFDEQKLVTGSFDNTVACWEWSSGAKTQHFRGHTGAVFSVDYNDELDILVSGSADFTVKVWALSTGTCLNTLTGHTEWVTKVVLQKCKVKSLMHSPGDYILLSADKYEIKIWPIGREINCRCLKTLSVSEDRSISLQPRLHFDGKYIVCSSALGLYQWDFASYDVLRVIKPPDFSNVSLLGFGEIFALLFDNRYLYIMDLRTEKLISRWPLPEYRKSKRGSSFLAGEMSWLNGLNGQNDMGLVFATSMPDHSIHLVLWKEHG; translated from the exons ATGAAGCAACTGAAGGACCACGAAGCCTTTGAGACATCCTCTTTAATTGGACACAGTGCCAGAGTATATGCACTTTACTATAAAGATGGACTTCTGTGTACAG GATCAGATGACTTGTCTGCAAAACTGTGGGATGTAAGCACAGGTCAGTGCATATATGGTATCCAGACACACACTTGTGCTGCAGTGAAGTTTGACGAACAAAAGCTTGTAACAGGATCTTTCGATAACACAGTAGCCTGTTGGGAATGGAGCTCCGGGGCAAAGACACAGCATTTTAGAGGACATACTGGTGCAG TTTTCAGTGTGGACTACAATGATGAACTTGATATTCTGGTCAGTGGTTCCGCAGACTTCACTGTGAAAGTATGGGCCTTATCAACAGGAACGTGCCTGAATACCCTTACTGGACACACAGAATGGGTCACTAAG GTAGTTCTGCAGAAGTGCAAAGTCAAATCTCTTATGCATAGTCCTGGGGATTACATTCTTCTAAGTGCAGATAAGTATGAAATCAAG ATTTGGCCTATTGGAAGGGAAATAAACTGCAGGTGCTTAAAAACACTGTCTGTTTCTGAAGATCGCAGCATCTCCCTACAGCCCAGACTGCACTTTGATGGTAAATACATAGTGTGCAGTTCAGCACTAGGATTATACCAGTGGGACTTTGCCAGCTATGATGTTCTCAG GGTTATCAAACCTCCTGACTTCTCAAACGTGTCCTTGCTGGGCTTTGGAGAGATATTTGCTCTACTGTTTGATAACAGATACCTGTATATAATGGACTTGAGGACAGAAAAACTGATAAGCCGCTGGCCTCTGCCTGAGTACAGAAAATCAAAGAGGGGTTCAAGCTTTTTGGCTGGTGAAATGTCTTGGTTAAATGGACTAAATGGCCAAAATGATATGGGCTTGGTTTTTGCCACCAGTATGCCAGACCACAGTATCCATTTGGTGTTATGGAAAGAACACGGCTGA
- the FBXW2 gene encoding F-box/WD repeat-containing protein 2 isoform X3 → MSKLIPEQYNLQSLHHSSRSMANLPFRTAFQKNETLDHLISLSGAVQLRHLSNNLEILLKRDFLKLLPLELSFYLLKWLDPQTLLTCCLVSKQWNKVISACTEVWQTACKNLGWQIDDSVQDPQHWKKVYLKAILRMKQLKDHEAFETSSLIGHSARVYALYYKDGLLCTGSDDLSAKLWDVSTGQCIYGIQTHTCAAVKFDEQKLVTGSFDNTVACWEWSSGAKTQHFRGHTGAVFSVDYNDELDILVSGSADFTVKVWALSTGTCLNTLTGHTEWVTKVVLQKCKVKSLMHSPGDYILLSADKYEIKIWPIGREINCRCLKTLSVSEDRSISLQPRLHFDGLSNLLTSQTCPCWALERYLLYCLITDTCI, encoded by the exons ATGTCAAAACTGATCCCAGAACAGTACAATCTGCAGTCTTTACACCACTCAAGTAGAAGTATGGCTAATCTACCCTTCAGAACAGCTTTTCAG aaaaatgaaactctgGACCACCTGATTAGCTTGAGTGGAGCAGTCCAGCTCAGGCACCTCTCCAATAATCTAGAGATTCTCCTCAAGAGGGACTTCCTCAAACTTCTTCCATTGGAACTTAGTTTTTATCTGTTAAAATGGCTTGATCCTCAGACCTTACTCACATGTTGCCTCGTCTCTAAGCAGTGGAATAAGGTTATAAGTGCCTGTACAGAGGTGTGGCAGACTGCATGTAAGAATCTGGGTTGGCAAATAGATGACTCTGTTCAGGATCCTCAACACTGGAAGAAGGTTTACCTAAAGGCTATTTTAAGGATGAAGCAACTGAAGGACCACGAAGCCTTTGAGACATCCTCTTTAATTGGACACAGTGCCAGAGTATATGCACTTTACTATAAAGATGGACTTCTGTGTACAG GATCAGATGACTTGTCTGCAAAACTGTGGGATGTAAGCACAGGTCAGTGCATATATGGTATCCAGACACACACTTGTGCTGCAGTGAAGTTTGACGAACAAAAGCTTGTAACAGGATCTTTCGATAACACAGTAGCCTGTTGGGAATGGAGCTCCGGGGCAAAGACACAGCATTTTAGAGGACATACTGGTGCAG TTTTCAGTGTGGACTACAATGATGAACTTGATATTCTGGTCAGTGGTTCCGCAGACTTCACTGTGAAAGTATGGGCCTTATCAACAGGAACGTGCCTGAATACCCTTACTGGACACACAGAATGGGTCACTAAG GTAGTTCTGCAGAAGTGCAAAGTCAAATCTCTTATGCATAGTCCTGGGGATTACATTCTTCTAAGTGCAGATAAGTATGAAATCAAG ATTTGGCCTATTGGAAGGGAAATAAACTGCAGGTGCTTAAAAACACTGTCTGTTTCTGAAGATCGCAGCATCTCCCTACAGCCCAGACTGCACTTTGATG GGTTATCAAACCTCCTGACTTCTCAAACGTGTCCTTGCTGGGCTTTGGAGAGATATTTGCTCTACTGTTTGATAACAGATACCTGTATATAA
- the LOC104066983 gene encoding uncharacterized protein LOC104066983 isoform X2, protein MLCVGKKSYFVAVVCIITLTSMVTLSYIRFERLSHLPKIVQEGNKCRGKITSNTITSLNDNRTFIISPYFDDRESKVTRVIGIVHHQDVKQLYCWFCCQPDGKIYVAKAKIDVHSDRFGFPYGAADIVCLEPENCDPTHVAIHESPYGNIDQLPRFEIKNRKAEPFSVNFTVCISTMFGNYNNVLQFIQSMEMYKILGAQKVVIYKNNCSHLMEKILKFYVEEGTAEIIPWPIDSHLKVSSEWHFMQDGTHIGYYGQITALNDCVYRNMQRSKFVVLNDADEVILPFKHPDWNTMMSSLQEQHPGPGVFLFENHIFPKTVSTHVFNISSWNTVPGANILQHVHREPDRKDVINPRKMIIDPRKVFQTSVHSVLRAYGDSVYVPMDVALIYHCRLPLQGNLPRESLIRDTTLWRYNSSLIRNVNEVLYQTIL, encoded by the coding sequence ATGTTGTGTGTTGGGAAAAAGTCTTACTTTGTTGCTGTCGTGTGCATAATTACTCTGACTTCAATGGTCACACTTTCTTATATTAGGTTTGAGAGACTTTCTCATCTGCCAAAAATAGTTCAAGAAGGTAACAAGTGTAGAGGGAAAATTACAAGTAACACAATAACATCATTAAACGATAACAGAACTTTTATTATATCCCCATACTTTGatgacagagaaagcaaagtcaCTCGTGTGATTGGGATTGTTCACCATCAAGATGTAAAACAACTGTACTGCTGGTTCTGCTGTCAGCCTGATGGAAAGATATATgtagcaaaagcaaaaattgaTGTTCACTCGGATAGATTTGGGTTCCCTTATGGTGCAGCAGATATAGTTTGTTTGGAACCTGAAAACTGTGATCCAACACATGTAGCAATTCACGAGTCTCCCTACGGAAATATTGACCAGCTGCCTCGGTTTGAAATTAAAAACCGCAAGGCTGAGCCCTTCTCTGTTAACTTCACTGTTTGCATCTCCACCATGTTCGGAAATTACAACAATGTCTTGCAGTTTATACAGAGCATGGAAATGTACAAGATCCTCGGGGCACAGAAAGTGGTGATCTATAAGAACAACTGCAGCCATCTGATGGAGAAAATCTTGAAGTTTTATGTGgaagaaggaactgcagagATAATTCCCTGGCCAATAGACTCCCACCTTAAGGTTTCTTCTGAATGGCACTTCATGCAAGATGGAACGCACATTGGCTACTACGGACAGATCACAGCTCTAAATGACTGTGTATACCGTAACATGCAGAGAAGCAAGTTTGTGGTTCTCAATGATGCTGATGAAGTAATTCTTCCCTTTAAGCACCCAGACTGGAACACAATGATGAGCAGTCTGCAGGAGCAACACCCAGGCCCTGGCGTTTTCCTCTTTGAGAACCATATCTTCCCCAAAACCGTGTCCACTCATGTGTTCAACATTTCATCCTGGAATACTGTGCCGGGTGCTAACATATTACAGCATGTTCACAGAGAGCCTGACAGGAAAGATGTAATCAATCCTAGGAAAATGATAATTGATCCACGAAAGGTGTTTCAGACTTCTGTCCACTCTGTCCTCCGTGCTTATGGGGACAGTGTGTATGTTCCCATGGATGTTGCACTCATTTATCACTGTCGGTTACCTCTTCAAGGAAACCTTCCCAGAGAATCCCTCATCAGGGACACAACATTGTGGAGATACAACTCATCATTAATCAGGAATGTTAACGAGGTGCTATATCAAACCATACTGTAA